A genomic stretch from Photobacterium atrarenae includes:
- a CDS encoding MarR family transcriptional regulator — protein MRISHKRKVQLKLQKRVKATVAVAKPAAAKPAVKKAPTAETVKAAPAAKPVEKQQPAEAAPVATQVSLTPKQQAVLDIVVTHAEGINPKGIGLQAGQEDAKAASWATGALKKLAEEGLVERIQLAGNKVLYKAV, from the coding sequence ATGAGAATCTCTCACAAACGTAAAGTACAGCTGAAGCTGCAAAAGCGCGTGAAAGCAACTGTAGCAGTAGCAAAACCGGCGGCAGCGAAACCTGCTGTGAAAAAAGCACCAACTGCAGAAACAGTAAAAGCTGCCCCAGCGGCAAAACCTGTTGAAAAGCAACAGCCAGCTGAAGCGGCGCCGGTGGCGACGCAAGTGTCACTGACACCAAAACAGCAAGCTGTGCTGGACATTGTTGTAACCCATGCTGAAGGGATCAACCCGAAAGGTATCGGTCTGCAGGCAGGTCAGGAAGATGCGAAAGCGGCATCCTGGGCCACGGGCGCGCTGAAGAAACTGGCCGAGGAAGGTCTGGTTGAGCGCATCCAGCTGGCAGGTAACAAAGTACTGTACAAAGCGGTATAA
- a CDS encoding amino acid aminotransferase → MFEKITAAPADPILGLTEEFKNDTRSEKINLGVGIYKDESGNTPVLSTVKKAEAILLEKETTKSYLSIPGTAEYGLAVQQLLFGADSTIISSKRAKTAQAPGGTGALRLAAEFIKRQLGEAKVWISNPTWANHNGVFTAAGLETVQYSYYNADTKDMDFEAALADLANAAPGDIVLLHGCCHNPTGIDPDAAQWQKLAELCVEKQLLPMFDFAYQGFAKGVEEDAEGLRIFAGQCKELLVASSFSKNFGLYNERVGAFTLVAETAAQAETAFSQVKSIARVIYSNPPAHGAAVVTEILNDAALRAEWEQEVADMRDRIQEMRTLFVQTLKDLGVEADFSFIERQNGMFSFSGLNKAQVQRLKEEFAIYIVGSGRISVAGMTKANMQPLCKGIAAVL, encoded by the coding sequence ATGTTTGAAAAGATCACTGCCGCTCCCGCTGACCCGATTCTTGGCCTGACTGAAGAGTTTAAAAACGATACCCGTTCAGAAAAAATCAACCTGGGTGTCGGGATCTACAAAGACGAGTCTGGCAATACCCCGGTCCTGAGCACAGTCAAGAAAGCCGAAGCCATTTTGCTGGAAAAAGAAACCACCAAGTCTTACCTGAGCATTCCGGGAACTGCCGAATACGGCCTGGCGGTACAGCAACTGCTGTTCGGCGCAGATTCGACGATCATTTCATCCAAACGCGCGAAAACAGCCCAAGCACCGGGCGGTACCGGTGCGCTTCGCCTGGCGGCAGAGTTTATCAAACGTCAGCTGGGTGAGGCCAAAGTATGGATCAGCAACCCGACCTGGGCGAACCACAACGGTGTCTTCACCGCCGCCGGCCTGGAGACTGTCCAGTACAGCTACTACAACGCCGACACCAAAGATATGGACTTCGAGGCAGCCCTGGCCGATCTGGCCAATGCTGCCCCGGGTGACATCGTGCTGCTGCACGGCTGCTGCCATAACCCAACCGGGATCGACCCGGATGCTGCCCAGTGGCAAAAACTGGCCGAACTATGCGTTGAAAAACAACTGCTGCCAATGTTTGATTTTGCTTACCAGGGTTTTGCCAAAGGCGTGGAAGAAGATGCCGAAGGCCTGCGTATTTTCGCCGGCCAGTGTAAAGAACTGCTGGTTGCCAGCTCTTTCTCGAAGAACTTCGGCTTGTACAACGAGCGTGTGGGTGCCTTTACCTTAGTTGCAGAAACCGCAGCGCAAGCAGAAACTGCCTTCAGCCAGGTTAAATCAATTGCCCGGGTGATCTACTCCAACCCACCAGCGCACGGCGCCGCCGTTGTCACCGAGATCCTCAACGATGCCGCGCTGCGTGCGGAGTGGGAGCAGGAAGTAGCGGATATGCGCGATCGCATCCAGGAAATGCGGACCCTGTTTGTCCAGACTCTGAAAGATCTGGGCGTCGAGGCAGACTTCAGTTTCATTGAGCGCCAGAACGGCATGTTCTCTTTCTCCGGCCTGAACAAAGCCCAGGTTCAGCGCCTGAAAGAAGAGTTCGCCATTTATATTGTCGGCTCAGGTCGCATCAGTGTCGCCGGGATGACCAAAGCCAACATGCAACCATTGTGCAAAGGCATCGCGGCCGTTCTTTAA
- the asnS gene encoding asparagine--tRNA ligase — translation MTYAPVTDVLSGKLAVDTEVTVRGWIRSRRDSKAGISFLAIYDGSCFDPIQAVVPNELNNYQEEVLKLTTGCSVEVTGKIVESPAKGQDFELAATGVKVVGWVEDAETYPMAKTRHSIEYLREVAHLRPRTNVIGAVARVRNCLSQAIHRFYHEQGYFWMSAPLITASDCEGAGEMFRVSTLDMANLPRTDKGDVDYNEDFFGKETFLTVSGQLNAEAYACALSKVYTFGPTFRAENSNTSRHLAEFWMVEPEVAFADLDDVAKLAEDMLKYVFKAVLEERRDDLEFFAQRIDKEAITRLEQFVDSDFAQVDYTDAIQILKDSGRDFEFDVEWGIDMSSEHERYLAEEHFKAPVIVKNYPKDIKAFYMRMNDDGKTVAAMDVLAPGIGEIIGGSQREERLDILDERMKAMDIDPEHMNWYRDLRRYGTVPHAGFGLGFERLVSYVTGMGNVRDVIPFPRTPRSANF, via the coding sequence ATGACTTACGCGCCTGTAACAGACGTACTCAGCGGAAAGCTGGCAGTAGACACTGAAGTCACTGTCCGCGGTTGGATCCGCTCACGTCGTGATTCCAAAGCCGGAATCTCTTTCCTTGCCATTTATGACGGCTCTTGTTTCGACCCGATTCAGGCCGTGGTCCCTAATGAGTTAAATAATTACCAGGAAGAAGTGCTGAAGCTGACCACTGGTTGCTCTGTTGAGGTCACCGGTAAAATCGTTGAATCTCCGGCCAAAGGCCAAGATTTCGAACTGGCAGCGACCGGTGTGAAAGTTGTTGGCTGGGTTGAAGATGCCGAGACTTACCCGATGGCGAAAACACGCCACTCAATTGAGTACCTGCGTGAAGTCGCGCACCTGCGTCCACGTACCAACGTGATCGGCGCCGTGGCCCGTGTTCGCAACTGCCTGTCTCAGGCGATCCACCGCTTCTACCACGAGCAAGGCTACTTCTGGATGTCTGCACCGCTGATCACCGCCTCTGACTGTGAAGGTGCCGGCGAAATGTTCCGCGTATCGACCCTGGACATGGCGAACCTGCCACGCACAGACAAAGGCGACGTGGATTACAACGAAGACTTCTTTGGCAAAGAAACCTTCCTGACCGTATCCGGCCAGCTGAACGCCGAAGCCTATGCCTGCGCCCTGAGCAAGGTCTACACCTTTGGCCCGACGTTCCGTGCCGAGAACTCCAACACCAGCCGCCACCTGGCGGAATTCTGGATGGTTGAGCCGGAAGTCGCTTTCGCGGATCTGGACGATGTTGCCAAGCTGGCAGAAGACATGCTGAAGTATGTCTTCAAAGCCGTGCTGGAAGAGCGTCGCGACGACCTGGAATTCTTTGCTCAGCGTATCGACAAAGAAGCGATTACCCGTCTGGAGCAATTCGTGGACTCTGATTTTGCCCAGGTCGATTACACCGATGCGATCCAGATCCTGAAAGACTCAGGCCGCGACTTTGAGTTTGACGTTGAGTGGGGTATCGACATGTCTTCTGAGCATGAGCGTTACCTGGCTGAAGAGCACTTCAAAGCACCAGTGATCGTGAAGAACTACCCGAAAGACATTAAAGCCTTCTACATGCGCATGAACGACGACGGGAAAACTGTTGCCGCGATGGACGTACTGGCACCGGGTATTGGTGAAATCATTGGTGGCTCTCAGCGTGAAGAGCGTCTGGACATCCTGGACGAGCGCATGAAAGCGATGGATATCGATCCGGAGCATATGAACTGGTACCGCGACCTGCGTCGCTATGGCACCGTGCCGCACGCAGGCTTCGGTCTGGGCTTCGAGCGTCTGGTCTCTTACGTGACCGGTATGGGGAACGTCCGTGATGTGATCCCATTCCCTCGTACGCCGCGCTCTGCGAACTTCTGA
- a CDS encoding methyl-accepting chemotaxis protein — translation MRLTIAHKLLLTLFVVFAIVLFTSLAYESRQQKALLESVISEQTLDKAGNYFDSLNMMMLTGTMSQRETLREKVLSHKGIENVRVIRAPAVTKLYGPGFDNQAPVDDFDQRALKGELISETITTDSGKTLLVALPMKASSNYRGTNCVQCHMAEEGEVLGVVRLEYNLGPLYQRVDEQLLITGGIMAAIAATGFLFALTLIRRMIVRPLRRVSSYMKQTSLHQDLSGRLNENRSDEIGELCRSYDQMLDNFTASLQQVQNTSESLTQQANQLISVSADTTSAADSQRLETSEMLTAIDEMQHQQHDVERRTTEAASLSENASNAALEGTRLADDAGADIKHLVTDIENVKVRIDNLNEQSQQVTSILDVIRGIAEQTNLLALNAAIEAARAGEQGRGFAVVAEEVRNLANRTHQATGDIQSIIQALCADCEASASAVEETCQTAYSKMATIEQLSKALSEIGNGIQVVNHHANDIQQQSSAQASMVDSIRTKVETITSHADDTSSRALQSREISVNLEQLVEQLEHLLRQFTLSGDNKA, via the coding sequence ATGCGGTTAACGATTGCTCATAAGCTCCTCCTGACGCTGTTTGTTGTCTTTGCCATTGTGCTGTTTACCTCGCTGGCTTATGAATCCCGCCAACAAAAAGCCCTACTGGAATCAGTGATCAGTGAACAAACCTTAGACAAAGCCGGCAATTATTTCGACAGCCTGAACATGATGATGCTGACCGGCACCATGTCGCAGCGAGAAACGCTGCGGGAAAAAGTGCTGTCTCACAAAGGGATCGAAAATGTCCGTGTCATCCGGGCACCGGCAGTCACCAAGCTCTATGGACCGGGGTTCGACAATCAGGCACCGGTTGATGACTTTGACCAGCGAGCACTAAAAGGTGAGCTCATTAGTGAAACCATCACCACCGACAGCGGCAAAACCCTGCTCGTCGCCCTGCCAATGAAAGCCAGCAGCAATTACCGCGGCACCAACTGTGTCCAGTGCCATATGGCCGAAGAAGGTGAAGTATTGGGGGTTGTCCGGCTGGAGTACAATCTGGGGCCGCTATACCAGCGCGTTGATGAACAACTGCTAATCACCGGCGGGATCATGGCCGCCATCGCCGCTACCGGATTTTTGTTCGCCCTGACCCTGATCCGCCGGATGATTGTTCGCCCACTGCGCCGGGTCTCAAGCTATATGAAACAGACCAGCCTACATCAGGATCTCAGCGGCCGGCTCAACGAAAATCGCTCTGATGAAATCGGCGAACTGTGCCGAAGCTATGATCAAATGCTGGATAATTTCACCGCCAGCCTGCAGCAGGTCCAGAATACCTCAGAATCGCTGACCCAGCAGGCCAATCAGTTGATCAGTGTTTCGGCAGATACCACCAGCGCCGCCGACAGTCAGCGGCTTGAAACGTCTGAGATGCTCACGGCCATCGACGAGATGCAACACCAGCAGCACGACGTTGAACGCCGCACCACTGAAGCGGCCAGTCTCAGCGAGAATGCATCAAACGCTGCACTGGAGGGCACCCGTCTGGCCGACGACGCCGGGGCAGATATCAAGCACTTGGTCACCGATATCGAAAACGTCAAAGTGCGTATCGACAATCTCAACGAGCAAAGCCAGCAAGTGACCAGCATCCTGGATGTGATCCGAGGGATTGCCGAGCAGACCAACCTACTGGCGCTCAACGCCGCCATCGAAGCAGCCCGTGCCGGCGAGCAGGGACGCGGCTTTGCCGTGGTGGCCGAAGAGGTACGCAATCTGGCCAACCGAACCCACCAGGCAACCGGTGATATACAGTCCATTATCCAGGCGCTGTGTGCCGACTGCGAGGCTTCTGCCAGTGCCGTAGAAGAGACCTGCCAGACCGCATACAGCAAGATGGCCACAATCGAGCAGCTCTCCAAGGCGCTGTCGGAAATCGGTAACGGGATCCAGGTGGTCAACCACCACGCCAACGACATCCAGCAACAGAGTAGTGCCCAGGCCAGCATGGTTGATTCAATCCGCACCAAAGTCGAAACCATCACCAGTCATGCCGACGATACCTCCAGCCGTGCGCTACAATCACGGGAGATCAGTGTAAATCTTGAACAGTTGGTTGAACAGTTAGAACATTTACTGCGTCAATTTACCCTTTCGGGGGATAACAAGGCTTGA
- a CDS encoding hydrogenase expression protein HypA, whose translation MRAYLGCCLIAAGSLLLAACGGGGGDSEPATESETVPVSTKFTITVDTPPALTTAHTNGHTGLIARAYADAQANLAQANFAAVWLDKKGKVLEQIEITDWQEQSNGTYDISVGTRTRINAVMLIDLSSNPDIPIAPGEPIPNHVYLAPLTEERLTVSLKTTLAYHALIERVIQDESWGIFEALYDEPVRSRVFFFQEDLNRIADDLEATLLPKVGLQGMKLSDLLSLSIVKTMTQGRMERFVTEQAAAQANIQAILNDGYWEVSTFNDNSGSGILTEQMTYNDENTTTGETTIRELRWDKNGAEDIALSEVFTYLSGSTEFTNEDITRQILTSEGWVGLFDYLKVELATDKTLLLTDAALSRDDKVGITMDAKVYSLAEKKMHDFLSSEHNHHITRYIKADETFSEGAFGFYFTWRPESETYLLCDNRNGNTDCQVAPFGSPNSPYTELNGVLTELADAAISINGINGFAIADNVVVELINDNGFTARYWVNIAANNWSIQENSVWAPTTVAGKSMIRFDVPSVIRQLADQYKFEHENLFLVEDRSFVHIGETLLENQPFNYSGFDNNAKQQIFAAASRDNLPAFGVCNFGNGVGANPDLYLNAVTECGGDERFTQQTINDLIDQHLVQIDEEGVISTTILRSNNSWEHYIHGLNQGGSRSWSLTEQGYLKLIPDTANPDEFEYWALTSVDYNRSLLAVKAYGAQPEADLIFTLISKEYSPGSLAACSTQDSGWDSATTAPVTRKTLTQYQDQAALCKQIWEQRNPRFTQALLIGQSGDNSDDRALRFIGDSSRFLQLSDNFQGDFFLGNYVDSDGCGFNFPIRWQLEEDGTLYYEAVDGSMNERIAMTDTDGLGFAIKAFNHQARWQDDPDLQYTATDGEIWSDLITLIDAAAVPNVVPITEPINPPAEPPADGEPQGPVPGTILNDGQTCGFTEAQ comes from the coding sequence ATGCGTGCTTATCTCGGATGCTGCCTGATCGCAGCAGGTAGTTTATTGCTTGCCGCCTGTGGCGGCGGCGGCGGTGATAGTGAGCCGGCCACTGAATCTGAAACAGTGCCGGTCTCCACCAAATTTACCATCACCGTTGATACCCCGCCGGCCTTAACCACGGCGCACACCAATGGCCATACCGGATTGATTGCCAGAGCCTACGCCGACGCGCAGGCAAATCTGGCCCAGGCCAACTTTGCTGCAGTCTGGCTGGACAAAAAAGGCAAAGTGCTGGAGCAAATTGAAATCACCGACTGGCAAGAGCAAAGCAATGGGACCTACGATATATCCGTCGGCACCCGCACCCGGATTAACGCGGTGATGCTGATTGACCTATCGAGCAACCCGGATATCCCCATCGCCCCCGGCGAACCAATTCCCAACCATGTGTATCTGGCCCCGCTGACCGAAGAGCGGCTGACCGTGAGCCTGAAAACAACCCTCGCCTACCATGCCCTGATCGAGCGGGTGATCCAGGATGAAAGCTGGGGGATCTTCGAAGCACTCTATGATGAGCCGGTCCGCAGCCGAGTCTTTTTCTTTCAGGAAGACCTGAACCGGATCGCCGATGATCTCGAAGCCACCCTACTGCCCAAAGTCGGGCTGCAAGGGATGAAGCTGAGTGATTTACTGTCGCTGTCGATCGTCAAGACCATGACCCAGGGCCGCATGGAGCGTTTTGTGACTGAACAAGCTGCAGCACAAGCCAATATCCAGGCGATCCTGAACGATGGCTACTGGGAAGTCAGTACGTTCAACGATAACAGTGGCAGCGGGATCCTGACTGAGCAGATGACATACAATGACGAGAACACCACGACCGGAGAAACCACCATCCGCGAATTACGCTGGGATAAAAACGGCGCCGAGGATATCGCCCTGAGCGAAGTCTTTACTTACCTCAGCGGCTCCACGGAATTTACCAATGAGGACATCACCCGCCAGATCCTGACCAGCGAGGGCTGGGTCGGCCTGTTCGATTATCTCAAGGTTGAGCTGGCGACCGATAAAACCCTGCTACTGACCGATGCCGCGCTGTCTCGTGACGACAAAGTCGGGATCACCATGGATGCCAAGGTCTATTCGCTGGCCGAGAAGAAAATGCATGATTTTCTCTCCAGCGAGCACAATCACCACATCACCCGCTACATCAAGGCTGATGAAACGTTCAGTGAAGGCGCATTCGGGTTCTACTTTACCTGGCGTCCGGAAAGCGAAACCTACCTGTTATGTGATAACCGCAACGGCAACACCGACTGTCAGGTGGCCCCTTTCGGCTCGCCCAACAGCCCCTATACCGAGCTCAACGGGGTGCTGACCGAACTGGCTGATGCGGCGATCTCAATCAACGGGATCAACGGCTTTGCCATCGCCGACAACGTGGTGGTCGAGCTCATCAACGACAACGGCTTCACCGCCCGCTATTGGGTCAACATCGCAGCCAATAACTGGAGCATCCAGGAAAACAGCGTCTGGGCACCGACGACCGTCGCCGGTAAATCCATGATCCGGTTTGATGTCCCCAGCGTGATCCGGCAGTTGGCTGATCAATACAAGTTCGAACATGAAAACCTGTTTCTGGTTGAAGATCGCAGCTTCGTCCATATCGGTGAAACCTTGCTGGAAAACCAGCCGTTCAATTACAGCGGGTTCGATAACAATGCCAAACAACAGATTTTTGCTGCCGCCAGCCGCGACAACCTGCCGGCTTTTGGCGTCTGTAACTTCGGCAATGGCGTGGGGGCCAACCCTGACCTGTACCTCAATGCAGTTACTGAGTGTGGTGGCGATGAGCGCTTTACCCAGCAGACCATCAACGATTTAATCGACCAGCACTTAGTGCAGATCGACGAAGAGGGCGTCATTTCAACCACGATTTTGCGCAGCAATAACAGCTGGGAGCACTATATCCATGGCTTGAACCAGGGCGGCAGTCGCAGCTGGTCCCTGACCGAGCAGGGCTATCTCAAACTGATCCCCGATACTGCTAACCCGGATGAGTTTGAATACTGGGCGCTCACCAGCGTCGACTACAACCGCAGTTTGCTGGCGGTAAAAGCTTACGGGGCACAGCCCGAGGCCGATCTGATCTTCACCCTGATCAGCAAAGAATACAGCCCCGGCTCGCTGGCGGCCTGTTCCACCCAGGACTCAGGCTGGGATAGTGCCACCACGGCCCCGGTCACCCGCAAAACCCTGACCCAATACCAGGATCAGGCTGCCCTGTGTAAACAGATCTGGGAGCAGCGCAATCCCCGCTTTACCCAAGCGCTGTTAATTGGCCAGAGCGGTGACAATAGTGACGACCGGGCGCTGCGGTTCATCGGCGACAGCTCACGCTTTTTGCAGCTGAGCGATAACTTCCAGGGCGATTTCTTCCTCGGCAACTATGTCGATTCCGATGGCTGCGGTTTCAACTTCCCAATCCGCTGGCAACTGGAAGAAGACGGGACCCTCTATTACGAAGCCGTGGATGGGTCAATGAACGAGCGTATTGCCATGACCGACACTGACGGTTTGGGCTTTGCCATCAAGGCGTTCAACCACCAGGCCCGCTGGCAGGACGACCCGGACCTGCAGTACACCGCCACTGATGGGGAGATTTGGAGCGATCTGATCACCCTGATTGACGCCGCCGCAGTGCCGAACGTGGTGCCGATCACCGAGCCGATCAATCCCCCTGCTGAGCCGCCCGCTGATGGTGAGCCACAAGGCCCAGTTCCCGGCACAATTCTTAACGACGGGCAAACATGCGGCTTTACCGAGGCTCAGTAG
- the queE gene encoding 7-carboxy-7-deazaguanine synthase QueE yields MYKINEVFETIQGEGVFTGVPAIFVRLQVCPVGCAWCDTKQTWSADPEDFTSLDQVMAKTSDSPLWTNLDAQGVVNLLQEEGYTARHVVITGGEPCIYDLVPLTEALEQVGFRCQIETSGTSQVQATDNTWVTVSPKINMKAKLPVLPSALMRADEIKHPVGTEKDIEQLDQLLTGISLKPDVSIALQPISQKPRATALCIETCVKRNWRLSIQTHKYLAIA; encoded by the coding sequence GTGTATAAAATTAACGAAGTCTTTGAAACCATTCAGGGTGAAGGTGTATTTACCGGCGTACCAGCCATATTCGTCCGGTTGCAAGTGTGTCCGGTCGGCTGTGCCTGGTGTGATACCAAACAGACCTGGAGCGCTGATCCGGAGGATTTCACAAGTTTGGATCAGGTCATGGCCAAGACTTCAGACTCCCCGCTATGGACCAACCTCGATGCTCAAGGCGTGGTAAATTTACTTCAAGAAGAAGGATATACTGCCCGTCACGTGGTGATCACCGGCGGGGAGCCTTGTATCTACGACCTGGTCCCGCTGACCGAAGCACTCGAACAGGTTGGTTTCCGGTGCCAGATCGAAACCAGCGGTACCTCACAAGTGCAGGCCACGGACAATACCTGGGTCACGGTGTCTCCGAAGATCAACATGAAAGCCAAGCTGCCGGTCCTTCCTTCGGCCCTGATGCGCGCTGATGAAATCAAACATCCGGTTGGCACTGAAAAAGACATCGAACAGCTCGACCAACTCCTGACCGGTATTTCGCTCAAGCCCGACGTCAGCATCGCGCTGCAACCGATCAGCCAGAAACCGCGCGCCACCGCGCTGTGTATCGAGACCTGTGTCAAACGCAACTGGCGTCTTTCGATCCAGACCCATAAGTACCTGGCGATTGCCTGA
- the mlc gene encoding sugar metabolism global transcriptional regulator Mlc: MYVAQPGHIDHIKRNNAGSVYKLIDLYGPISRIELSKRSQLAPASITKITRELIDAHLIKETQYQESTSRGRPAIGLLPANEGWQFLSIRLGRGYLTIALHELGGDILVEERQDIEVLHQDAVLKILLDEINSFFARHVSELDRITAIAVSLPGLVNTKQGIVLQMPHYDVHNLALGPAIHEATGLPVFIGNDTRSWALAEKLFGNSRDVANSILISVHHGVGAGIVVDNNVLLGQTGNIGELGHIQIKPYGKRCFCGNHGCLETEASLSAVIEKVEQRLREGHLSTLHGQVLTIEKICDAAVEGDTLARQVMVELGHNLGQAIAIMVNLFNPDKILIGSELNRAKSVLYPAIMECVRTQSLPIYNQHLTIEQSCFYTQATMPGAALVKQAMYDGHLLMKLIEG, translated from the coding sequence ATGTATGTCGCTCAGCCTGGTCATATCGACCATATTAAGAGAAACAATGCCGGCAGCGTCTACAAGCTTATCGATCTGTACGGGCCAATCTCCCGAATTGAGCTGTCAAAACGCAGTCAGCTTGCACCTGCAAGTATCACTAAAATTACCCGCGAACTGATTGATGCACACCTGATTAAAGAAACTCAATACCAGGAGTCAACGTCGCGGGGCCGCCCGGCCATTGGGCTGTTGCCTGCTAACGAGGGATGGCAGTTTTTGTCGATCCGGCTGGGCCGGGGCTACCTGACCATAGCGTTGCATGAGCTTGGTGGTGATATCCTGGTCGAAGAACGTCAGGACATTGAAGTGCTGCACCAGGATGCTGTGCTGAAGATCCTGCTCGATGAAATCAACAGCTTTTTTGCGCGCCATGTCAGTGAATTGGATCGGATCACGGCCATTGCTGTCTCCCTGCCGGGTTTGGTCAATACCAAGCAGGGGATTGTGCTGCAGATGCCCCATTACGATGTTCATAATCTGGCGTTGGGGCCGGCCATTCATGAAGCGACCGGCTTGCCTGTATTTATCGGCAACGATACGCGCTCCTGGGCACTGGCGGAAAAGCTATTCGGTAACTCGCGCGATGTGGCCAATTCGATTCTGATTTCAGTCCATCACGGGGTCGGCGCCGGGATTGTGGTGGATAATAATGTCCTACTGGGGCAGACCGGTAATATCGGGGAACTGGGCCACATTCAGATCAAACCATACGGCAAACGCTGCTTCTGCGGTAACCACGGTTGTCTGGAAACGGAAGCCAGCCTGAGTGCGGTGATTGAAAAAGTCGAGCAGCGGCTGCGGGAAGGGCATCTGTCGACCTTGCATGGCCAGGTGCTGACCATCGAAAAAATCTGTGACGCGGCGGTCGAAGGCGATACCCTGGCACGTCAGGTGATGGTTGAGTTAGGGCATAACCTGGGCCAGGCCATTGCGATTATGGTGAACTTGTTTAATCCGGATAAGATTCTGATCGGCAGCGAATTAAACCGGGCCAAAAGTGTGCTGTATCCGGCGATTATGGAGTGTGTCCGCACCCAGTCCCTGCCGATTTACAACCAGCATCTGACCATCGAGCAGAGTTGTTTCTATACCCAGGCAACCATGCCCGGCGCGGCGTTGGTCAAGCAGGCAATGTATGATGGCCACCTGCTGATGAAATTGATTGAAGGTTAG
- a CDS encoding leucine-rich repeat domain-containing protein, whose protein sequence is MKLKTLAAMVTLLSLVGCGGSSGDGKSAQGPKISEMTFSDPGLKQCVLDAGVTYAHELKVLFCEEKGLTDVSSLQYFPNLHALELRDNAIEQIDLSTLTELEWLTLSGNLLSSLDLSRNTKLAGITVDNNLLTSLDVSQNPDLLSIGAVNNRLSALDVTHNAKLTHLDLDANANTIATIDLTGNPQLESLGMSGNQLESIDLSANTKLKELDLTDNKLTTVSLKFNLQLEDVTLDTNQITTLDLSANPKLTRVSASSNALTEIDVSKSTALKDLLLADNQLTTIDLSQNRQLEWLLLRDNQITDIDLSQNSLLKTLAISANPLNAIDVGQNPKLESIFLHADTLNYPLSGLTAINLSQNVLLKDLIISGHSLDSLDLSQNANLEYLSAGSNNLLTIDLQHNPKLTTVNLEGNQLATIDVSQQRMLSWLQVSSNQLTDINLDQNPKLVSVTATLNPLSEPTKTYLDALVERGVQVTY, encoded by the coding sequence ATGAAGTTGAAAACGCTCGCGGCCATGGTGACACTGTTGTCTTTGGTCGGCTGTGGTGGTAGCTCAGGGGATGGAAAGTCGGCACAAGGTCCTAAAATCAGCGAAATGACATTTTCAGACCCCGGATTAAAACAGTGCGTGCTGGATGCTGGTGTGACCTATGCCCATGAGCTGAAGGTGCTTTTTTGTGAAGAGAAGGGACTCACGGATGTGTCAAGCTTGCAGTACTTTCCTAACTTACATGCGTTGGAGCTCAGGGATAATGCAATTGAGCAAATTGACCTGTCAACCCTGACTGAGCTCGAATGGCTGACGTTGTCGGGGAACTTGCTTAGTAGTTTGGATTTAAGCCGGAATACGAAGTTAGCGGGGATTACTGTTGACAATAATTTGCTGACTTCACTCGATGTGTCCCAAAACCCTGATCTGTTATCTATCGGGGCGGTGAATAACCGTTTGTCGGCTCTGGATGTGACGCATAATGCGAAGTTGACTCATTTAGATTTGGATGCGAATGCAAATACAATTGCGACGATTGATCTGACAGGCAACCCGCAGCTTGAAAGCCTGGGAATGAGCGGTAATCAACTTGAGAGCATTGATCTCAGTGCCAACACCAAGCTGAAAGAGTTGGATCTTACAGATAACAAGCTGACCACGGTGTCGCTGAAGTTCAATCTGCAACTAGAAGATGTCACTCTCGATACGAATCAGATCACTACGCTTGATCTGTCGGCGAATCCCAAACTGACCCGTGTCAGCGCCAGCAGTAATGCACTGACTGAAATTGATGTTTCGAAAAGTACAGCACTGAAAGATCTATTGTTGGCTGATAATCAACTCACGACGATTGATTTGTCACAGAACCGTCAGCTGGAGTGGCTGCTGCTGCGAGACAATCAGATAACAGACATTGATCTGAGCCAAAACTCATTGTTGAAGACGCTGGCGATTTCGGCGAACCCTTTGAATGCCATTGATGTTGGCCAAAACCCGAAGTTGGAGTCGATCTTCCTTCATGCCGATACGTTGAACTATCCGCTGTCGGGGCTGACAGCAATTAACCTGTCGCAGAATGTGTTGCTCAAGGATTTAATTATCAGCGGACATTCATTGGATAGTCTGGATTTAAGTCAGAACGCCAACCTTGAATACCTCAGTGCCGGTAGTAATAACCTATTGACTATTGATTTGCAGCATAACCCGAAGTTGACCACGGTGAATCTGGAGGGGAATCAGCTCGCGACGATTGATGTGTCACAGCAACGCATGCTTTCATGGCTTCAGGTATCGAGTAATCAGCTGACAGATATCAACCTGGATCAAAATCCTAAGCTGGTCAGTGTGACTGCTACACTGAACCCGCTATCAGAACCAACCAAGACTTATCTGGATGCCCTGGTAGAGCGTGGGGTCCAAGTGACCTATTAA